In Panicum virgatum strain AP13 chromosome 5K, P.virgatum_v5, whole genome shotgun sequence, the genomic window CAAATAGAACCACCCCTAACCACTTTTCTAATCCAGCTCCTCCAAACCTCCCCAAAACCTCTAGATCTGAGCATCTCCTCAAGGAAGTCCCAATTTACCCTATCATAGGCTTTTTCATAATTGAGCTTAAGGATgacacctttttcttttttacggGCTACCTCATGAATAATCTCATGAGCTGCCATCACACTTTCCAAGATAAACCTCCCATTAATGAAGGTTGTTTGGTTAGAAGCAATCAACCTATCAGCCACCAACAGGAGCCTGTTATTCATTGCTTTGGTGAAAATTTTAAAGCTACAATTAATTAAGCTGATAGGTCTAAACTTCTTAAGATGTTTGGCGTCATTCTCTTTCGGAATAAGGGTGATCATGGCATAGTTAAGCCTAGCCAAGTCTAGCTCGCCCTTCTCGAAGGATCTAAACAAAGCTACTAAATCTGGCTTAATCAGATCCCAAAAAGTTTGATAAAAAAGGAAGGAGAAACCATCCGGGCCGGGGGCTAACAATTTTTTGGGGTCGCCTACACAATACTCGAGTGTTGAAGGGGTTCCTGCACTCGAATTTCCAGCCGTCAGATTAGTAGCGAACGGCTCAGATAAATTCTGCCTCCCTCTCCAACGaccttatcttcttcctccgacGCCCGACGCCGCCTTGAATCCAGTCTACCGCCGACGCTGCCCCTCGGCCTCCGCTCTGCCTTGCCGACGCTGCCCCGACGCCGACAAGACCTGCCCTTcctcctcccacctccctcCATCCCTTGTACTCCATCTTGGTCCTTGAAGCTCAGCTCCGCCgttcgcccccgccgccgtcggatccgccgccaccgtctcAACCTCCTCCACGCTAATTCGTCGACGGTGCTCGCCCTGCCGCCTCCACTGCCCCAACCGGGGgtcccccgccgcctccgctccgtCGCCGTCtcaaccgccaccaccgccggccggcgagccaccCGGAGCTTCCTCTACAGCTGCAGGCCACAGGTAACCCACCACCCCCAACCAAATCCTGAACCCTAAAAGCTCACCGGAGTtagagaagaaggggaagagaaAAATTCGAGTTTAGGAGGTAGCTAGGCCTGTGCATGGGTGGATTTAATTTATACGGATTTGGGTCACTTTTTTATCCACCCATTTATGGATCACTTTAGATGGATTGGACAGGGTGGGTTAGGTGGTTCCCTGGGTAACCCAACTCAGCGTCCTTGATCGTCGTCTCCGCAGGTCAGGATGCCTCCCCCTCCCAGCGTCCTCGCTGCGACGCTGGTCGCTTCTCAATCATCGTCACACCGCCGTTTCGCAGGTCTGCCCACGCACGGCATGCTCTCCGCGACGTTTCATGTCGGCCTCGCTTGTCCCCAAACCAGCATGCATGCTTCGTACCCGATGTGCCTGCGCCTCACCATCGCAAATCCCCAACACCGGCGACCTCAACGATGATCAAGACTGACATCCTGCGAGGCTGCGTGCAAGCCCGGCCCTGTCAGCAATGGCAAGTTGTGCTATATTATATATCGAGATGAGCCGGTTCTGCTACGTCGAGATGTACATGCTTGGCAGATGAGTCGCTGCTGGGCATGGCGGCAGCAATAGCATGCCCTCGCCTTCGCCGAAGACCTCCACGTACGGGGTTCCGGTTGTCAGGCCATAAACAGAGGCCACGGCATTTGAACAAGCGTGACCCGTACGTGGAGGTCAAAAATTTTACATGGTATGGGCTAACGGACTGACGGAACCAAACAACATCGATCTAACGCAAACACATGCCACTGAAATCAAAACACGTTACAAATACGTACCGTCCATCAACCAATTAAAGAAGGGATTTATTGGAACTAACTTTAGAATCCTAACTAATAATAATTCCCTACATTGACTGACTATTAACTCCCAAGCTGCTAATTCCCTAAGCATGCAAATTATTTAATTGGTTGAAAGTAGATGCCTGAATTTCCCACATCCGAAGAGTCCAAACCACCACTTTGTCCTCctgacggcggcgcagcgcttGCACTGGCCGTCTCCATCGCAGCTGCGGCGGCTTGGCAGCCCCAGCTTGTGCAGGTCGTGGTCCTCGACGGCCGCGTCCGCCTACGTCGTCGACACGACGTGGATGTCGCACCGGATGGCGAAGCAATCGTCCTGTATGTACCCCGACCTCTCCAGGGCATCCCTCCTGATGAAACGCGGGAAGCCCGGACCGGAGGAATGCATCGCGTGCCCGAATTCGGCTGCGGCGCTTTCGCTgtacggccgcggccgcggccgccaccgccgccaccacggccCATCTCCACCGTGAGGTGGTATCAGGCTGAACCGGAACCTAGCGTTGACAAGAGTGGTGCCGACGTGGCGATCGGCGAGCCTGAGGTAAAGGGAGATGTGGTCGACGCCATAAGACGACATCCCGTTGGGGTAGTATCTGATGTACCAGGTGTAGCCGGCTGCCTCGAATTCGCTGGACGTGGCAAGCGATCCATTGCTCATGGCCATCTTGGCCTCCGAGTAGCCATTGATCTTGAGCACGTGGCagccggtggccgccgccgttgtGGAGATGGACGAGGCGGAGACGATGCCATCCCATGGCCTCATGGTGATCTGATCTGCTGGTCCCGTACGTGCTGATTCGATCTTATCGATGGAAGACTAGCTAGATGCTAGGGATCGGATCCCGTTATGATCGACGACCTAGTTAGTATATATATACCAGGCCAGCCCGGGGTCTCGTGCCTATCGTAATTAACACGGCGGCGGTCGTAGCTATCGTAATTAAGGAAGGCTTTAGATCTAACTAATTGTTCCAACGAATAAAGGATCGGAGCTGGTTAGTCGATCGATCGGTTAAGGAAAGTGTTAATTAGTTAGCCCACGTACTATCCAAAGGCGGGGTAGATGCATGCATGGAATATACGTACGTATACACGCGGCTAGATCTTCCTCTCGCTGCGACGTACGTGATCGGCTGGATCTGCTTTAATTTTGTCTCCATCGACTCAAATTTCTTCGCTAGGGTTTCGACTCACGTACGCCATCTTCCATAATATGACAACATATATATTAGAGTTCTTATTCCATTGCGATACGAGTCATCGTACCCAAAATGGTTGATAAAGTTAGCTGTGCAAAATTTGATCGTTCCGAAAGCTTTAATAGCTTCTGAATTAGGGAAGAAAGCTTTTGAGACGTACAAACCCATACGCTAGCTGACAAGCGGAAAAAGGTTGGGTTCAATATTATCTATCTTATTTATACTAGGAcaaatgcccgtgcgttgctacggatcATTTTCCTCTCGACTTGCATTTCTAATTGACGCGCCCGCAGTCTTCACCGCCGTCCCCCGCGGCCACAGGCATGTCGGGCACCGGTTGTCGTTGCTGCGCCTCAAGGACCGTGGCACAAGGTCGTCATAAATCTTGCAGCAACCAGTTGATCCGAAGTTGAGTCTCAACGTGCTAGAGTGTTGCCATTGGAATAGCTTCGTACATGTCCCCTTAacatgtttatttgtaattgtTAATATGCCCTCTGTGCCTCTCAATGCTGTCGCTGGAAGACGTCACCTTGTGACgacgttaaaatacccaacaactGATCAAGTTGGCTATTGATAATCTGGCTGTACCCAACCTTTCTTTCAAGGATGGGGTGCTAAGATAcagggacaaaagccacctattgtcccgggcccaaaggctgccgagacaaatggcctggaacgaaggcctattctgtagtagtgaaccGAGTTTGGATTGGTAAGGATCCAGCCTTGCAGTCTAAAATCCTGGTAGCATTCCATGGGTCTGCTGTTGGCCGGGGGCATTTGAGTGCCGGTGACTTACAAATAGATTAAAGAAGATCTTTACTTGGCAATGTATGAAATCTGCAGTTCACAACTTTGTACAAGTTTGTCTTGTCTGTCAGCAAGCCAAGCCTGACACTACTAAGCTTCCAGGCCTGTTACAGCCTTTGTCTGTGCCTACTATGTCTTCACAAACTATTACAATGTATCGGAATGGTTAAAAGATGCCCCAGTTTGCCCTCCCTATAGCGCGCCACAGCGTTTCCAGGACACGTGTCGATCAGCGGCGGCGTATCAAACTATTTTGCATAAAAGCCTTTGATTTTACGGGAATCAACCTGCGGTCCGCGAACCTTAGCTTCCAGTCAGCCCCGAGTCCCCGACGGTTCTCCCCAACTgcagccctctctctctctctctctctctctctctctctctctctctctctctctccctctctccctccctcattCCCCTACCCGACCCcctccccccgccgccgccaccaccgctcgtcacgcgcgcggcgcgcctcgCTGCACTCACGCTCCAGAACTGCAAGCCTCCATAGCGGATCTAGCCGAAACCGACCTCCTACGTCTCTCCAGCGAAATGGGCACCATCAACGCCACCGGTAAGCCCCTATGTCTCTCCCCCGTTGAAGGATCTAGGCCCCTAGCATTGTGCTATGGTGatttttggtgattaatgacaatcaGATGTGCGGGACTAACTATTTCCATGAGATTGTGTGGTAGGTTGAGTTCCAGCATCAAGATGAAAAGGTTGATATTTCATTTGTTGAGGGCCAACAATTTGAGGATGTGAATGAAATGAACATCATGAGTTGATGGAGATCAAAAGGAAGAATATGATACGATGGCAATCAATATCATCAAGAGGAAGAATTTGATATGTTGGTGATCAACAACTATGATGGGAGAACATGATGAGTTAGTGATCAAAATGAGAAAGTGAATATATTGACGATGCGTGATACAAAGTGATTTTATATGGCAAGATGATGAAGGGTAAGCAAGGCTCGGATGCGATGGACCATGCCAGGGTGAAGGGCAAGCATAGGGCTTGGCACCGAAGGACCAAGGCAATGGTGAAGAGTGAGTAAAGGCTTAGCGCCGATGGATCATCAGAAAAGTGCGGCTCGACCATGGGATCCTCGTGGTGGTG contains:
- the LOC120709781 gene encoding BTB/POZ and MATH domain-containing protein 1-like — protein: MRPWDGIVSASSISTTAAATGCHVLKINGYSEAKMAMSNGSLATSSEFEAAGYTWYIRYYPNGMSSYGVDHISLYLRLADRHVGTTLVNARFRFSLIPPHGGDGPWWRRWRPRPRPYSESAAAEFGHAMHSSGPGFPRFIRRDALERSGYIQDDCFAIRCDIHVVSTT